The genomic DNA CCCGCGCCCTCGAGATCACGGTCAATGACGAGAACCTGTATTACAACATTGCCCGTGCCTATTTCGAGCGTGGCGACAAGCAGGCGTGTCTGGACAACCTGAACAAGGCGCTGGAACTGAATCCTCATCTTGAAGAAGCGGTTCAGTTTCTCAACTATTTGAAAAAACAGGGGTAGCCCGTATGTGTCTGGTCCTCGAAGATGTCACTTTCGCCTATCCCGGCGGGGCTGTCATCCTTGAGGGTGCTTCACTGACCATTACGCAGGGCGGATACTATCTCGTGCGCGGGCCGTCCGGTTCCGGCAAGTCCACATTGCTGCGGCTTCTCTGCCGTCTGGAGGAGCCTCAATCCGGCAGGATCGTTTATCAGGAAACGCCTGTCAGTGAAATGGAGCCTGCCCGGTTGCGCCGTACCGTGGCATATGTTCAGCAGATGCCCACGCTCTTGAAAGCATCGGTGCGCGACAATCTCCTGCTTCCACTCCAATTCAAGGCGAACAGCGGCCTTGAGCCGCCGGATGACGGTACGCTGAACCGGATGCTCGGGTCGTTTCTGCTTGACGGCGTGACGCTCGACGCCATGGCGGATTCCCTGTCCGTGGGGCAAGCGCAGCGAGTCTGTCTCATTCGCAGTCTGTTACTCAGGCCCGAAGTGTTGCTCATGGACGAGCCGACTGCCTCCCTTGATGCCAAGAGCGCGCAGGTGGTGCTGGACAAGGCCGCCGAACTGAGCCGGGACGGCATGACCGTGGTCATGATATCCCATTCCGAAACCACTCCCGAAGGCGTGACGGACCTCATCCGTATCAATGGCCGCAAGCTGGAGTTCGCATGAGTGTCACGCCTGCCATCATCGAAATATCCCCGTGGCAGCTTTTGCTGTGTCTCGGTTTCGTACTGCTCGCGGGCGGTACGTCCATCTATCACCGACTCGGTCTCGGGCGCGATCTGCTTGTCGGTACCATCCGTACTTTCGCGCAGCTTTTTCTCATGGGATACGTGCTCAAGTTCGTGTTCGACGTGCAGTTGAGTTGGCTTGTCCTGCTTATGTTCACGGTCATGATCGGGGCGGCTGTTCACATCATCAAGGGGCGTGTCAGCGAAAAATCCGTGCCCTTTCTCATGCCCACGTTCATTTCCATGCTCCTGACCTACACCTTGGTCACTTATGTGGTCACCGCCGTGATCGTGGGAGCGAAACCGTGGTGGACGCCGCAGTATTTCATCCCGCTTGCCGGAATGATCGTCGGCAATTCCATGACCGCCATTTCCATCTCCCTTGAGCGGCTGTTCTCGGATTTGAAGAACCGTCGGGCCGAAGTGGAAATGCGGCTCGCCCTCGGTGCGGATTACCGGGAAGCGTCACAGGATATTCTGCGGGATGCCGTGAAAGCAGGCATGATTCCGTCCATCAATTCTCTCATGGCTGTGGGACTTGTCTCCCTGCCCGGCATGATGACCGGACAGATACTCTCCGGTACCGACCCGCTCATCGCTATCCGTTACCAGATCGTCGTCATGCTCATGATCGTGGCCGGGACCTCGCTCGGGTCACTGCTCGTCACCGGACTCGTCCGTCGCAGGTGCTTTTCCGCGGGGCAGCAGCTTATCGTTCGGTGAGGTTGGGGAGATGCTTCCGGCGGTCGCTCGCCGCGAGGGCGTCTCCGACGGCTTAAGAACCCTTTGTAAAGGGTTCTTAAGAATCTCCTAAACTTTTTGGTGCGCCTTCGGCGGGTGCGTTGGGTGAGGGGGGTGGTGTGTGGGGCCGGGGGAATGGCGTTCGGAGAGAATCGCGCCGGACATCTTCGGCGCGCGATCAAGCTGTCCGGCGCGATTCTCTCCGAACAGTGCCCACGCCGCGTGTGTCTTACGGAAATAGTTCGAAAAAGCGTCCTTGCGGCGTTTCTTACATTAGGAAAGTCGGTTTTGTTTTTTCTATTGGTTCAGCATGAACGTAACCAATAAGAAAGAAGGCACTCCCTTGTCTCAATTTCACCCAACGCGCGCTTAGCGCATACAAAAAATTTAGGAAAGGAGAGGGGATGGGGATCCAAGGGGAAGGGGAGAGGAAAACCCTTTACAAAGGGTTTTCCTCTCCCCTTCCCCTTGGCCGCCGGAGGCGCGCACCCTACCGGGCGCAGGGAACGTTGTGGGAGATGTAGATTTCTCCGAGATCGTTGATGAGCTTTTTGTTGTCGAAGACTTCGAGGACTTTTTCTCGTGCTGCCGGGATGATGGTGGCGCGCAGTTCGTTGTCGGTCAGGCTTCGGCGGATGATGTCTGCCAGTGCATCGACGTTGTTGCTTTGGCAGAGCATGCCGGTTTTTTCATGGATGACGAGTTCGGGCAGTCCCGAGACGTCGGTGGCGGCGACGGGCACGCCGGTAGCCATGGCTTCGGCAACCACGTTGGGGATGCCGTCGCGGTCGCCGTCATCTGCTTCGCGGCAGCCGAGGGTGAAACAGTCGGCATCTGCGAGGAGCTTGATGACTTCGCCGTGGGTAATGGTGCCGGTGAGGGTGGTGACGTCGTCAAGGCCGAGCTCGCGAATGAGTGATTCGATTTTGCGGTTGTCGGCGGCTTTGCCTGTGCCTACGAGAGTGTATTTGAACTCCAGTCCTTCAGCACGGAGTTTTGCCAGCGCGCGCAGGACGATATCCAGACCTTTCTTGGGAACGAAGCGGGCTACGGTGAGAATGTTGTAGGGCGCTTTGGCTCCGGTTTTGTCGCTTTTGGGCGCGAACAGATCGAGATTGATGCCGTGGTAGACGCAGTGGATGGGCTTGCCGTTTCTGGACACCTTGGTGAGATACTCCGCATTGTATCGGGTGCAGGTGACCACGAATTTGGCGAGGTCGATCTTGTCCTGATAGCGTTCGGGAGCCTGCGTGTAGATATCCTTGGCATGGGCCGTGAAGCTGAACGGCACGTCCGCGAACAGTGCCGCATACATGGTGACGGTGGTGGGCGTGTGGGCGAAATGTCCGTGCAGGTGACCGAGGTCGACACCGTCGTCGATGACGGATTTCTGCATGATGTAACCGCCTTGGAGCAGATGCTTGATCCAAGTGTGTTTCTTGGGTGCGAGTGCGAAGCGGGTCTTCATGAGCTTGATCGCCTTCCAGTACCGTTTCGGGTGGCGGAAGAGCAACCGCAGGTTGTGCCAGAGCAGTGCGGGCAGTCCCCAGATCATTGAGGAGGGCAGGTAAGTGACCTTTGCCTTGATCTCCTTGATGGAATCATGGGTGAAATTTTCGCGGGGGGCGCGCATGGAGTAGATGTGGATATTGAATCCCATCTTTTCAAGCAGGCGGATTTCGTTGGATATGAACGTCTCGGAGATACGGGGATAGCCCTTGAGCACCATGCCAAGGGTTTTCCCGCGGGAAGCGGAATCAGTCACGACAGTTCTCTCGGAAGTGGGTCAGGCGTTTGCACATGACTTCAAGGCCGGTCATGCGGAAATCCTGGAGTTGTTTGATGCACGGTGCGGGATCGTCGAGAAGGGTGTTGACCTTCTGGCGTAGTATGTCCGGAGTGACGTCACCCCATTTGATATAGTCGCACAGGCCGCGTCCCTCGAATACCTTGGCGCGGAGCAGTTGCTCAAGGCGTGGCGTGTCGCGCGGGATGACCAGTGCGGGCTTTTTGAGTGAAAGGATTTCGCACAGGGTGTTGTAGCCGCCCATGGTGACCACGAGGTCGGCGGTGGCCATGCGTTTTTCCAGATTCTTGACGAACGGCTTGATCTGGACCTTGAGCGCACGGGCGCGGTCAGCGAGTTCGTCGAGGCGGTCATGGGCCAGAAACGGGCCGGTGATCATGAGCGTCTTGAAATTCACGGTGCCGTTGCTCTCCAGCATCTTGAGATAGTTGTCGAGCACGGTGTAGCCGTCTCCGCCGCCGCCGATGGTGACGAGCACCTGTTTCTGCTTGCGGCGCGGTTTGCGTGTCTTCGGCACTTTGCGCGGAATGTACCCGGTGAAGATCGTCTTTTTGGCGATGTCTTCGGGAAAGGCATATTCCGTGATGGGGTTGTAGAGGTCTTTTTCGCCGTAGACCCAAATTTCGGAGTAGAGATCACGCAGGATTTCGGGAAATTTCTTTTTCTTCCAATCGGCGCGGGTGGATTCGGCATCGTCCAGAATATCGCGCAGCCCGAGTACCACGCGGGTGCACGGCAGGTTCTTTTTCAGCCATTTGAGCGTGGGCAGCACCTCGTTTTTGAGGCCGGTCGGCACTTTGTCGACGATGAAGAGATCGGGTTTGAACGCTTTGGCTGTGGAGGAGATGATGTTTTTTCGAATGGAGATGGCGATTTTGGGATCGACCTTGATGGAGTGCGGGACGTAGACGGTGTTGGTCTTTTTTATCATACCGGGCATTCGGACGAAGTCGACGCCTGCGGGCATGGTGTACCGTCCGGCTATGGGCGATCCGGTGACGATGAGGATGTTGACGCCGGGACGCACCAGATTGCGGGCAATGGCCATGGTGCGTCGAATGTGTCCCAGACCGTAGGTGTCATGGGAATACATCAGGATATTGTATGAATTCGATTCCATAAACTCGTGAGTCGGCAAAAAAATAAGCCGGACACCTTCCCCATACCGGCGATTACGTATCGTTACCGGGGATTGGGCGCCGTGTCCAGAAAAGCAACTGGGAAGTCATACCTGAGAATTCGGTACAGGGCCACCTTTACTTTGCATGACGATGGTTGACGTCAAGGCAGATGCCGGCATCGAAATGCATGCCGTCCTGCGTGTTGTGCAGGTTGTCGGCATAGAGCGGATGATCCGGACGTGCTGCAAGGGCTGTTTCAAACCGGCGGACGGCCTCGGCCCGGTCTCCCCTCCGCAGGGCGAGTACGCCGAGATTGTTCTGTGCACACGGGTGTTCCGGGGAAAGTTCGTCAGCCCTGTTCAGGGACTCGGAGGCCTTGTCATTGTCGCCCACTACGGCGAATTGGACGCCTTCCACCAGTGCCTTTTGCAGAGAGGTCAGAGAGATGTGGTCGACTCCCCGGCAGGGGCAGCGTTTCACGTTGCACGGCTCGGTGCCGTCAAGCAGTCGGACGTTATCCATGACGTTGCCCAGTTTGGTCTTGTCGCCGGGGCAGCGCATTACGGTGCCGTCGGGTTCCATGCGGAGCAGTGTCTTCCCGGCCGAGCACGGGACTCCCTGAAAGTTGAAGGCGATTTTTTTGCCCTGCTCGGGGTGGTCGGCAAAGATGGCCCGTGCCCGGTCGCCATATGCCTCGGGGTAGCGCCGTCCTTCGAATTCGCCTTTGAAGGGGCGGGGCGTCAGGGTGATGCCATGGTCGGCGAAGAATTCCTTGTCCGTATGGAAGCGTGCTTCAAGGGTCGGATGGATCACGTAATTGACGATGACCTTGAATCCCTTGTCCAGAAGCAGGCGGGCGTTTTTGATGAATGCGTCGGTTCCCTTGATGCGTTCCCTTTCCTCGATATGCAGGGCGACATACAGGTCCTGCACCCGTGCCGGGTCGATGCGTTCGGCAAAGTCGCGGACTTTGGACGAGACCGACAGGTTCGTATCCACGCCGATGAAATGGTTCTTTGTCAGCTCCGCGCAGATATCGACCATGCCGGGGTAGATGAACGGTTCGCCGCCGGTCAGTCCCACGACCCATTGTTCGCCGGTGGCGTCAAGGAAATCCGTGATGCGCGAGACGGGCAGCGTCTCGGTGACTGGGGTGTTGTCGTGCGGAAAGTAGCAGTATTCACAACGGAAATTGCATTTTCGCGTCATGTTCCAGATGATGTTGTTGACCGGCATGTCCATAAAGGCTCTCCTTTCGCCTGCTGTCCTGCCACGGATTTCGGGAAAACACCAGAACACGTCTTGTCATTTTGCTTCGGCCTCTGGTAAACATCCAACCCGAGGCATTGATGACACACGATACTTTTCAGATTCTCATGGACGAGCTTGACGCCTGGGCGCACGCCGGACAGACTGCTGTCTTGTGGTGGCGTGACGATGACGCCGGGGCTCCCTGCGCCGCGCTGGATGTCCTTTTGGAGATGACTGACCGGCACGCCGCGCCTTGCGGTTTGGCCGTGATTCCTGTACGTGCCGAAGAGCCGCTTGCAAAAAGAATGGATGAAGCCCCATAC from uncultured Pseudodesulfovibrio sp. includes the following:
- a CDS encoding ATP-binding cassette domain-containing protein; this encodes MCLVLEDVTFAYPGGAVILEGASLTITQGGYYLVRGPSGSGKSTLLRLLCRLEEPQSGRIVYQETPVSEMEPARLRRTVAYVQQMPTLLKASVRDNLLLPLQFKANSGLEPPDDGTLNRMLGSFLLDGVTLDAMADSLSVGQAQRVCLIRSLLLRPEVLLMDEPTASLDAKSAQVVLDKAAELSRDGMTVVMISHSETTPEGVTDLIRINGRKLEFA
- the fetB gene encoding iron export ABC transporter permease subunit FetB: MSVTPAIIEISPWQLLLCLGFVLLAGGTSIYHRLGLGRDLLVGTIRTFAQLFLMGYVLKFVFDVQLSWLVLLMFTVMIGAAVHIIKGRVSEKSVPFLMPTFISMLLTYTLVTYVVTAVIVGAKPWWTPQYFIPLAGMIVGNSMTAISISLERLFSDLKNRRAEVEMRLALGADYREASQDILRDAVKAGMIPSINSLMAVGLVSLPGMMTGQILSGTDPLIAIRYQIVVMLMIVAGTSLGSLLVTGLVRRRCFSAGQQLIVR
- a CDS encoding glycosyltransferase codes for the protein MTDSASRGKTLGMVLKGYPRISETFISNEIRLLEKMGFNIHIYSMRAPRENFTHDSIKEIKAKVTYLPSSMIWGLPALLWHNLRLLFRHPKRYWKAIKLMKTRFALAPKKHTWIKHLLQGGYIMQKSVIDDGVDLGHLHGHFAHTPTTVTMYAALFADVPFSFTAHAKDIYTQAPERYQDKIDLAKFVVTCTRYNAEYLTKVSRNGKPIHCVYHGINLDLFAPKSDKTGAKAPYNILTVARFVPKKGLDIVLRALAKLRAEGLEFKYTLVGTGKAADNRKIESLIRELGLDDVTTLTGTITHGEVIKLLADADCFTLGCREADDGDRDGIPNVVAEAMATGVPVAATDVSGLPELVIHEKTGMLCQSNNVDALADIIRRSLTDNELRATIIPAAREKVLEVFDNKKLINDLGEIYISHNVPCAR
- a CDS encoding glycosyltransferase, which encodes MESNSYNILMYSHDTYGLGHIRRTMAIARNLVRPGVNILIVTGSPIAGRYTMPAGVDFVRMPGMIKKTNTVYVPHSIKVDPKIAISIRKNIISSTAKAFKPDLFIVDKVPTGLKNEVLPTLKWLKKNLPCTRVVLGLRDILDDAESTRADWKKKKFPEILRDLYSEIWVYGEKDLYNPITEYAFPEDIAKKTIFTGYIPRKVPKTRKPRRKQKQVLVTIGGGGDGYTVLDNYLKMLESNGTVNFKTLMITGPFLAHDRLDELADRARALKVQIKPFVKNLEKRMATADLVVTMGGYNTLCEILSLKKPALVIPRDTPRLEQLLRAKVFEGRGLCDYIKWGDVTPDILRQKVNTLLDDPAPCIKQLQDFRMTGLEVMCKRLTHFRENCRD
- a CDS encoding radical SAM protein codes for the protein MDMPVNNIIWNMTRKCNFRCEYCYFPHDNTPVTETLPVSRITDFLDATGEQWVVGLTGGEPFIYPGMVDICAELTKNHFIGVDTNLSVSSKVRDFAERIDPARVQDLYVALHIEERERIKGTDAFIKNARLLLDKGFKVIVNYVIHPTLEARFHTDKEFFADHGITLTPRPFKGEFEGRRYPEAYGDRARAIFADHPEQGKKIAFNFQGVPCSAGKTLLRMEPDGTVMRCPGDKTKLGNVMDNVRLLDGTEPCNVKRCPCRGVDHISLTSLQKALVEGVQFAVVGDNDKASESLNRADELSPEHPCAQNNLGVLALRRGDRAEAVRRFETALAARPDHPLYADNLHNTQDGMHFDAGICLDVNHRHAK